A region from the Hydra vulgaris chromosome 08, alternate assembly HydraT2T_AEP genome encodes:
- the LOC136084119 gene encoding uncharacterized protein LOC136084119, with the protein MQTRNSFGKISHREVFLVGKRIGTIPNTQLPTKKTVLQYYHYRDLMLRADFPNISSVSIASCPLGDFFTAQCAEIGGCLQKCLPCVVYEVKKIWQKAGIPFINTDKHIRDKIVDLEKKIKDLNKHRNRLSTNLVLKREQFSRMLEEVFDVSQKNCEGIVMKDKTKDIKTRSEDADFLNDQKGARVQKMLGKDKISQKFVKNKTKREMKIKNQRTKESIRKQKELVTEKYENTIKNFNTLDDNQDEEYLQPSRKIRKSNVVPLIVPKNIGKDLAPTASRYGISSTALSATLAFLINNSSGTTDDFSISKRSILRQKKLSIRKTACNIKDSFITLAKGKSLTVHFDSKIMLEMKELGKEKVERVAVLISSPDLSESQLLGILIVKDGTAESLGKAIKKSLQDWELFDYVDCLSFDTTVTNTGWLKGVCTLIEQWRGKALIWMACRHHVYELHIKHFSNVLTGGKTSRQKTELFDRLKGNWKSILEKKINYDNLKRFDLKIISFLEKQVGLIVLFRLMCLVISFNNKVF; encoded by the exons atgcaaacaaGAAATAGTTTTGGAAAAATATCTCATCGTGAAGTTTTTCTTGTTGGAAAAAGAATTGGAACAATACCTAATACACAATTGCCAACTAAAAAAACTGTATTGCAATATTATCATTACAGAGATCTTATGCTAAGAGCTGATTTTCCAAACATTTCCTCAGTTAGTATAGCTTCATGTCCTCTTGGTGATTTCTTTACTGCACAATGTGCTGAAATAGGCGGTTGTCTCCAAAAATGTTTACCATGCGTTGTTTATGAGGTGAAGAAAATATGGCAAAAAGCAGGAATTCCTTTTATTAATACTGACAAGCATATcag AGACAAGATTGTTGACTTGGAAaagaagataaaagatttaaacaaacACAGGAACCGTTTAAgtacaaatttagttttaaaaagagaaCAGTTTTCAAGAATGCTAGAGGAGGTATTTGATGTAAGTCAAAAGAATTGTGAAGGTATTGTTATGAAAGATAAAACTAAAGATATAAAAACTAGAAGTGAAGATGCAGATTTTCTTAACGACCAGAAAGGAGCGCGTGTTCAGAAAATGTTGGGTAAagataaaatttcacaaaaatttgtaaaaaacaaaacaaaaagagaaatgaaaataaaaaatcaaagaacaAAAGAGTCCATAAGAAAACAGAAAGAGTTGGTTACTGAGAAATAtgaaaacacaataaaaaattttaatactttagatGATAACCAAGATGAAGAGTATCTACAGCCTtctagaaaaattagaaaatctaATGTTGTTCCTCTTATTGTTCCAAAAAATATAGGAAAAGATTTAGCTCCAACAGCATCACGATATGGAATAAGTTCGACTGCACTGAGTGCAACTCTTGcttttcttataaataatagTTCTGGAACAACAGATGATTTTTCTATTTCTAAACGAAGTATTTTGAGGcagaaaaaattaagtataagaAAAACTGCCTGTAATATTAAAGACAGCTTTATTACATTGGCTAAGGGTAAAAGTCTTACTGTGCATTTTGACTCAAAAATTATGTTAGAAATGAAAGAACTTGgtaaagaaaaagttgaaagagTAGCTGTACTAATCAGTTCACCAGATCTCTCAGAATCCCAACTTTTGGGTATTTTAATTGTGAAAGATGGCACTGCTGAGTCTCTTGggaaagcaatcaaaaaaagtttacaagacTGGGAGCTATTTGACTATGTTGATTGTCTGTCCTTTGACACCACTGTTACAAATACTGGTTGGCTAAAAGGAGTCTGTACTCTTATTGAGCAGTGGAGAGGAAAAGCTTTAATTTGGATGGCTTGTCGTCATCACGTTTATGAATTACATATAAag cACTTTTCAAATGTTCTTACTGGTGGTAAAACAAGTAGACAAAAGACTGAGTTATTTGATAGGCTGAAGGGTAATTGGAAATCGATTCTTGAAAAGAAGATAAATTATGATAACCTAAAAAGATTTGACCTAAAAATTATATCCTTTTTGGAAAAGCAGGTTGGTTTAATTGTCCTATTTAGATTAATGTGTttagtaataagttttaataataaagttttttga